From one Branchiostoma floridae strain S238N-H82 chromosome 3, Bfl_VNyyK, whole genome shotgun sequence genomic stretch:
- the LOC118410909 gene encoding protocadherin-15-like isoform X5: MVARKRILKLTVVLLGLISVLVHFAEGQDDCNILSTSELGQSPIEIIESVAETSPQGTLIDTLTFSAASINGLTLEYINNDPSDDATLLNPTSTSIVNGNLQLVLSAAGAVRVQERDGPGGVQQFSLTLRCRVNSNGHVVFHPIRVSVSDINDNRPIFTPANPAPTSISELIAVGTTVLRASATDRDIGASGNVQFFVQDNPSDPLADDFFEIPLPAQGFITLKTAVNYEAADNTDHQYLLVVTAEDQGTTQLTATQTFTINILDEDDLPPAFNPCVRASLSDPCNPVTYTGQVTSGVNSGAVSDVNPEPVNAFDQDRDLQQADQTDIKYAIVEGSPSTYADKFQIDENTGIVSVRQTINRVDAASFTLKIRAYQEDNPFRLATADMMITVNPSGNERPAFDQSNYVGYVFENAPTGTTVRDSSSAQTPLKIMLSDPDVLTKHQDGSPAVTIDVTTQPAGNDDKFSVTQGSSTREWYVLANGALDAETTNQYTLTITARETSGTNPQSSNPSVVTINIQDVNDNTPVFNGGTAGSSANPLTGAVSIPVADGTSVALTPGSPQCSDTDTGSTFSYSIDRVINGADNLFNINQNTGEITVASGAGLTDGTVYTVVIVCSDGLNERQGYVDITVTGTQNRRPTFPLQQYSTRLGEEAPVNGPVTAVTASDPDGNALSYSLGTGNTDNDFQINQNTGEITVRNQLDYERTPSYTLQVLATDNGSPPTTATATVQVDLTNGNDNSPTFTAPANPNQPIEIAEGGQNGDPVQSVQATDADGSGSAGITYSLLRGGDKFAINPTTGQLTRRAPLDRDDQREIPITVQAQDSGGRIALLDLTIQLSDINNKPPVFQDNEFARRPLSPPNAEYIVNVDENEPAMNIIDLEAADPDVGASVQYTRDSVTPTTGETLFTVNENTGVLSTTGPLDYEGVTTARYIVVILAEDMAQAAPHLNTRTSTATVTVNIQDKNDSPPTFDGTPYSFTVREDAAIGMSIGQLQATDADNPFWDQPQFTYSTYTDPAVQNSDAAAAMFAVDPMTGDVVTRRNLASDYANINQFPLLVRVSDEGPPVMSSTGTVTIEVTERGSANAVSFTQSQFTGTVAENAQAGTTVAFTRGIDISPSRSNVDYTIVSSQTTPATSEDTTGYFRVVRPANLNDPLILETTRALDYENVRQYLLTLRVSPSGTSDNTALVQVNVEDVNDNAPMFDTPTYVTGVSEDADLFSSLVQVRASDRDSSPYNNFVYKIKTQPNGQLSPVARNFTVDSTTGVVRNLVPFRPGQVGKKFFFNVEADEAPAQSGGQTFTGDTSVVVVVVNDANRAVMVGNLPPDVCYSCKDNIKRTFQDVSGNYVLIERVDAKKDGSTLDYANCDVYFYMIRNGTFDALTRAQAISILEGSRTQVDQLWRTCDGVPTTDRARASAVAYHGVQYTGNTSYSGISDLQAALIALGVLLFLLALLALLWLCCCTRIRKRTGYQIPPPYEPPPAPEPPIMYEPEKKEYETQEGIATFGHDMADPPADKEVVITGEYNKGYEPADEAQVGTLSFPQGHDDMGPKYSIMDQQTTQL; this comes from the exons ATGACTGTAACATCCTGTCCACATCAGAGCTGGGGCAGTCACCTATCGAGATCATTGAGAGTGTGGCTGAAACATCACCACAAG GTACTCTGATTGACACACTGACCTTCTCAGCTGCAAGCATCAATGGCTTGACCTTGGAGTACATCAATAATGACCCTTCTGATGATGCAACCCTTCTCAACCCCACCAGCACCTCCATTGTGAATGGTAACCTTCAACTTGTGCTGTCTGCAGCAGGGGCAGTCAGAGTGCAGGAGAGAGAT ggtccTGGTGGTGTTCAGCAGTTCTCTCTCACCCTAAGGTGCAGGGTAAATAGTAATGGACATGTG GTTTTCCATCCTATCAGAGTGAGTGTCTCTGACATAAATGACAACAGGCCTATCTTCACCCCAGCCAATCCAGCACCGACCTCTATCAGTGAG TTGATAGCAGTTGGTACGACCGTACTTCGAGCATCAGCAACTGACAGGGACATTGGTGCCAGTGGCAATGTGCAGTTCTTTGTCCAGGACAATCCCAGCGACCCC CTGGCTGATGACTTCTTCGAGATCCCCCTGCCAGCTCAAGGCTTCATAACCCTGAAGACTGCAGTTAACTATGAAGCAGCTGATAACACAGACCACCAGTATCTGTTGGTGGTTACTGCAGAG GACCAGGGAACAACTCAGCTGACAGCAACTCAGACCTTCACCATCAACATCCTGGATGAGGACGACCTCCCCCCTGCCTTTAACCCCTGTGTCAGGGCCAGCCTGTCTGATCCATGCAACCCTGTCACTTACACTGGGCAGGTTACCAGTGGGGTGAAT AGCGGAGCTGTCTCCGATGTGAATCCAGAACCTGTCAATGCATTTGACCAAGATCGAGACCTTCAACAGGCAGATCAGACAGACATCAAGTACGCCATTGTTGAAG GAAGTCCATCTACATATGCAGACAAGTTCCAGATAGACGAGAACACAGGAATAGTGTCTGTACGGCAGACCATCAACCGTGTGGATGCAGCCAGCTTCACTCTTAAGATAAGG GCATACCAGGAGGACAACCCTTTCCGGCTTGCGACTGCTGACATGATGATCACAGTCAACCCATCTGGCAATGAGCGGCCTGCGTTTGACCAGTCCAACTATGTAGGCTATGTGTTTGAGAATGCCCCGACTGGTACTACAGTTCGAGACTCGTCATCTGCACAGACTCCCCTCAAGATCATGCTGTCTGACCCTGATGTACTG ACCAAGCACCAG GATGGCAGTCCTGCAGTGACCATAGATGTGACCACCCAGCCGGCAGGGAATGATGACAAGTTCAGCGTGACCCAGGGAAGCAGCACTCGGGAGTGGTATGTGCTGGCGAACGGAGCCTTGGACGCTGAGACCACTAACCAGTACACGCTTACG ATCACAGCACGTGAAACAAGTGGAACCAACCCTCAGTCCAGCAACCCTTCTGTTGTTACCATCAATATACAAGATGTCAATGACAACACCCCGGTGTTTAACGGTGGTACTGCAGGCTCTTCCGCTAACCCTCTCACAGGAGCTGTGAGCATTCCTGTGGCAGATGGCACTTCTGTAGCTTTAACTCCG GGATCACCCCAGTGTTCGGACACAGACACAGGCTCCACCTTCTCATACAGCATTGACCGAGTCATCAACGGTGCCGACAACCTTTTCAACATCAACCAGAACACAGGAGAAATCACAGTGGCTTCAGGGGCAGGCCTTACTGATGGGACAGTCTACACTGTTGTTATTGTGTGCTCTGATGGGCTGAA TGAACGTCAGGGCTATGTGGACATCACAGTGACTGGCACACAGAACAGGCGCCCCACCTTCcctctacaacagtacagcacCAGGCTGGGGGAGGAGGCACCTGTCAATGGCCCTGTCACTGCCGTTACC GCGAGTGACCCAGATGGTAACGCCCTGAGCTACAGTCTGGGGACAGGGAACACAGACAACGACTTTCAGATTAATCAGAACAC TGGAGAGATTACTGTTCGGAATCAACTGGACTATGAAAGGACTCCATCTTACACTCTTCAAGTCTTGGCTACTGAT AATGGGTCTCCTCCGACCACAGCCACTGCTACAGTACAGGTGGACCTGACCAATGGGAATGACAATTCCCCAACCTTCACTGCTCCAGCCAATCCTAACCAGCCCATTGAGATAGCAGAGGGAGGACAGAACGGAGATCCAGTACAATCTGTTCAG GCTACAGATGCAGATGGGTCTGGTTCTGCTGGCATCACCTACAGTCTGCTGAGGGGAGGAGACAA GTTTGCCATCAACCCCACAACAGGTCAGCTGACCAGGAGAGCACCGCTGGACCGAGATGACCAGAGGGAGATCCCCATCACAGTACAGGCACAAGACTCAGGGGGACGGATAGCACTACTGGACCTTACCATTCA ATTGAGTGATATCAACAACAAGCCTCCAGTGTTCCAGGACAATGAGTTTGCCAGACGTCCCCTGAGCCCCCCCAATGCTGAGTACATTGTGAATGTGGATGAGAATGAACCGGCCATGAACATCATTGACCTTGAG gCTGCAGATCCTGATGTTGGGGCAAGTGTGCAGTACACCAGGGACAGTGTCACTCCTACTACTGGGGAGACTCTGTTTACTGTGAATGAGAACACAGGTGTCCTGTCTACCACAG ggccaCTAGATTATGAAGGTGTTACCACAGCACGCTACATTGTGGTCATCCTGGCAGAGGACATGGCCCAGGCCGCCCCACACCTCAACACCAGGACATCAACAGCAACAGTCACTGTCAACATCCAG GACAAGAACGACTCCCCCCCAACCTTTGATGGGACTCCGTACAGTTTCACAGTTCGAGAAGACGCTGCTATTGGCATGTCTATAGGCCAGCTGCAAGCCACCGATGCAGATAATCCG TTCTGGGAT CAACCCCAGTTCACCTACAGCACGTACACAGACCCAGCTGTACAGAACTCGGACGCAGCAGCGGCCATGTTTGCTGTGGACCCGATGACAGGTGATGTTGTGACAAGGAGAAACTTGGCTAGTGACTATGCTAACATCAATCAATTCCCG TTGTTGGTTCGAGTCAGTGATGAGGGTCCACCAGTGATGAGCTCTACAGGGACAGTCACAATAGAAGTGACAGAGCGGGGCTCAGCTAACGCTGTATCCTTCACACAGAGTCAATTCAC AGGAACAGTGGCGGAGAATGCTCAGGCTGGGACCACAGTAGCTTTCACAAGGGGCATAGATATCTCACCGAGTCGGAGCAATGTGGACTACACAATTGTGTCTTCACAAACAACCCCTGCAA CCTCAGAAGACACCACAGGCTACTTCAGGGTTGTCCGCCCTGCCAACCTGAACGATCCCCTGATACTGGAGACCACACGGGCACTGGACTACGAGAACGTCCGACAGTACCTCCTGACCCTCCGAGTTTCACCCTCAGGAACCTCTG ACAATACGGCGCTGGTTCAGGTTAATGTTGAGGATGTGAATGACAATGCTCCAATGTTTGATACTCCTACATATGTCACAG gtgtgtcagaggatgCCGATCTTTTCTCCTCTCTCGTCCAAGTTAGG GCTTCTGACCGAGACTCCAGTCCTTATAACAACTTTGTGTACAAAATCAAGACCCAGCCTAACGGACAGCTGTCCCCTGTTGCCAGAAACTTCACTGTAGACTCTACCACTG GTGTTGTGAGGAACCTGGTACCATTTAGGCCAGGCCAAGTGGGGAAGAAGTTCTTCTTCAATGTTGAGGCAGATGAAGCACCAGCTCAGAGTGGAGGACAAACCTTCACAGGGGACACCAGTGTCGTG GTTGTTGTGGTTAATGATGCAAATAGGGCTGTTATGGTCGGCAACCTGCCACCTGACGTGTGCTACAGCTGCAAAGACAACATCAAAAG AACTTTCCAGGATGTGTCTGGGAACTATGTACTGATTGAGAGGGTAGATGCCAAGAAAGATGGAAGCACTCTGGACTATGCCAACTGTGATGTTTACTTCTACATGATCAGGAATGGAACATTTGATGCTTTGACCAGAGCCCAAGCTATCAG CATCCTGGAAGGAAGCAGGACTCAGGTTGACCAGCTGTGGCGCACCTGTGATGGTGTTCCAACTACAGACAGGGCGAGAGCTTCTGCAGTGGCTTACCACGGGGTACAGTACACAGGCAACACCAGTTACAGCGGCATCTCAGACCTACAGGCTGCGCTGATCGCCCTGGGAGTACTGCTGTTCCTACTGGCTCTGCTGGCCTTACTGTGGCTGTGCTGCTGTACAAGGATCAG GAAGAGGACAGGCTACCAGATTCCACCACCCTATGAGCCACCACCTGCTCCTGAACCACCAATTATGTA TGAGCCAGAGAAGAAGGAATACGAGACGCAGGAGGGGATTGCGACCTTTGGACACGACATGGCGGATCCCCCCGCGGATAAGGAGGTGGTGATCACCGGAGAGTACAACAAGGGGTACGAGCCTGCTGACGAGGCACAAGTCGGCACTCTGTCCTTCCCTCAAGGTCATGACGATATGGGGCCAAA GTACTCCATTATGGACCAGCAGACCACCCAACTGTGA
- the LOC118410909 gene encoding protocadherin-15-like isoform X2: protein MVARKRILKLTVVLLGLISVLVHFAEGQDDCNILSTSELGQSPIEIIESVAETSPQGTLIDTLTFSAASINGLTLEYINNDPSDDATLLNPTSTSIVNGNLQLVLSAAGAVRVQERDGPGGVQQFSLTLRCRVNSNGHVVFHPIRVSVSDINDNRPIFTPANPAPTSISELIAVGTTVLRASATDRDIGASGNVQFFVQDNPSDPLADDFFEIPLPAQGFITLKTAVNYEAADNTDHQYLLVVTAEDQGTTQLTATQTFTINILDEDDLPPAFNPCVRASLSDPCNPVTYTGQVTSGVNSGAVSDVNPEPVNAFDQDRDLQQADQTDIKYAIVEGSPSTYADKFQIDENTGIVSVRQTINRVDAASFTLKIRAYQEDNPFRLATADMMITVNPSGNERPAFDQSNYVGYVFENAPTGTTVRDSSSAQTPLKIMLSDPDVLTKHQDGSPAVTIDVTTQPAGNDDKFSVTQGSSTREWYVLANGALDAETTNQYTLTITARETSGTNPQSSNPSVVTINIQDVNDNTPVFNGGTAGSSANPLTGAVSIPVADGTSVALTPGSPQCSDTDTGSTFSYSIDRVINGADNLFNINQNTGEITVASGAGLTDGTVYTVVIVCSDGLNERQGYVDITVTGTQNRRPTFPLQQYSTRLGEEAPVNGPVTAVTASDPDGNALSYSLGTGNTDNDFQINQNTGEITVRNQLDYERTPSYTLQVLATDNGSPPTTATATVQVDLTNGNDNSPTFTAPANPNQPIEIAEGGQNGDPVQSVQATDADGSGSAGITYSLLRGGDKFAINPTTGQLTRRAPLDRDDQREIPITVQAQDSGGRIALLDLTIQLSDINNKPPVFQDNEFARRPLSPPNAEYIVNVDENEPAMNIIDLEAADPDVGASVQYTRDSVTPTTGETLFTVNENTGVLSTTGPLDYEGVTTARYIVVILAEDMAQAAPHLNTRTSTATVTVNIQDKNDSPPTFDGTPYSFTVREDAAIGMSIGQLQATDADNPQPQFTYSTYTDPAVQNSDAAAAMFAVDPMTGDVVTRRNLASDYANINQFPLLVRVSDEGPPVMSSTGTVTIEVTERGSANAVSFTQSQFTGTVAENAQAGTTVAFTRGIDISPSRSNVDYTIVSSQTTPATSEDTTGYFRVVRPANLNDPLILETTRALDYENVRQYLLTLRVSPSGTSGTTGRRKKRQLADNTALVQVNVEDVNDNAPMFDTPTYVTGVSEDADLFSSLVQVRASDRDSSPYNNFVYKIKTQPNGQLSPVARNFTVDSTTGVVRNLVPFRPGQVGKKFFFNVEADEAPAQSGGQTFTGDTSVVVVVVNDANRAVMVGNLPPDVCYSCKDNIKRTFQDVSGNYVLIERVDAKKDGSTLDYANCDVYFYMIRNGTFDALTRAQAISILEGSRTQVDQLWRTCDGVPTTDRARASAVAYHGVQYTGNTSYSGISDLQAALIALGVLLFLLALLALLWLCCCTRIRKRTGYQIPPPYEPPPAPEPPIMYEPEKKEYETQEGIATFGHDMADPPADKEVVITGEYNKGYEPADEAQVGTLSFPQGHDDMGPKYSIMDQQTTQL, encoded by the exons ATGACTGTAACATCCTGTCCACATCAGAGCTGGGGCAGTCACCTATCGAGATCATTGAGAGTGTGGCTGAAACATCACCACAAG GTACTCTGATTGACACACTGACCTTCTCAGCTGCAAGCATCAATGGCTTGACCTTGGAGTACATCAATAATGACCCTTCTGATGATGCAACCCTTCTCAACCCCACCAGCACCTCCATTGTGAATGGTAACCTTCAACTTGTGCTGTCTGCAGCAGGGGCAGTCAGAGTGCAGGAGAGAGAT ggtccTGGTGGTGTTCAGCAGTTCTCTCTCACCCTAAGGTGCAGGGTAAATAGTAATGGACATGTG GTTTTCCATCCTATCAGAGTGAGTGTCTCTGACATAAATGACAACAGGCCTATCTTCACCCCAGCCAATCCAGCACCGACCTCTATCAGTGAG TTGATAGCAGTTGGTACGACCGTACTTCGAGCATCAGCAACTGACAGGGACATTGGTGCCAGTGGCAATGTGCAGTTCTTTGTCCAGGACAATCCCAGCGACCCC CTGGCTGATGACTTCTTCGAGATCCCCCTGCCAGCTCAAGGCTTCATAACCCTGAAGACTGCAGTTAACTATGAAGCAGCTGATAACACAGACCACCAGTATCTGTTGGTGGTTACTGCAGAG GACCAGGGAACAACTCAGCTGACAGCAACTCAGACCTTCACCATCAACATCCTGGATGAGGACGACCTCCCCCCTGCCTTTAACCCCTGTGTCAGGGCCAGCCTGTCTGATCCATGCAACCCTGTCACTTACACTGGGCAGGTTACCAGTGGGGTGAAT AGCGGAGCTGTCTCCGATGTGAATCCAGAACCTGTCAATGCATTTGACCAAGATCGAGACCTTCAACAGGCAGATCAGACAGACATCAAGTACGCCATTGTTGAAG GAAGTCCATCTACATATGCAGACAAGTTCCAGATAGACGAGAACACAGGAATAGTGTCTGTACGGCAGACCATCAACCGTGTGGATGCAGCCAGCTTCACTCTTAAGATAAGG GCATACCAGGAGGACAACCCTTTCCGGCTTGCGACTGCTGACATGATGATCACAGTCAACCCATCTGGCAATGAGCGGCCTGCGTTTGACCAGTCCAACTATGTAGGCTATGTGTTTGAGAATGCCCCGACTGGTACTACAGTTCGAGACTCGTCATCTGCACAGACTCCCCTCAAGATCATGCTGTCTGACCCTGATGTACTG ACCAAGCACCAG GATGGCAGTCCTGCAGTGACCATAGATGTGACCACCCAGCCGGCAGGGAATGATGACAAGTTCAGCGTGACCCAGGGAAGCAGCACTCGGGAGTGGTATGTGCTGGCGAACGGAGCCTTGGACGCTGAGACCACTAACCAGTACACGCTTACG ATCACAGCACGTGAAACAAGTGGAACCAACCCTCAGTCCAGCAACCCTTCTGTTGTTACCATCAATATACAAGATGTCAATGACAACACCCCGGTGTTTAACGGTGGTACTGCAGGCTCTTCCGCTAACCCTCTCACAGGAGCTGTGAGCATTCCTGTGGCAGATGGCACTTCTGTAGCTTTAACTCCG GGATCACCCCAGTGTTCGGACACAGACACAGGCTCCACCTTCTCATACAGCATTGACCGAGTCATCAACGGTGCCGACAACCTTTTCAACATCAACCAGAACACAGGAGAAATCACAGTGGCTTCAGGGGCAGGCCTTACTGATGGGACAGTCTACACTGTTGTTATTGTGTGCTCTGATGGGCTGAA TGAACGTCAGGGCTATGTGGACATCACAGTGACTGGCACACAGAACAGGCGCCCCACCTTCcctctacaacagtacagcacCAGGCTGGGGGAGGAGGCACCTGTCAATGGCCCTGTCACTGCCGTTACC GCGAGTGACCCAGATGGTAACGCCCTGAGCTACAGTCTGGGGACAGGGAACACAGACAACGACTTTCAGATTAATCAGAACAC TGGAGAGATTACTGTTCGGAATCAACTGGACTATGAAAGGACTCCATCTTACACTCTTCAAGTCTTGGCTACTGAT AATGGGTCTCCTCCGACCACAGCCACTGCTACAGTACAGGTGGACCTGACCAATGGGAATGACAATTCCCCAACCTTCACTGCTCCAGCCAATCCTAACCAGCCCATTGAGATAGCAGAGGGAGGACAGAACGGAGATCCAGTACAATCTGTTCAG GCTACAGATGCAGATGGGTCTGGTTCTGCTGGCATCACCTACAGTCTGCTGAGGGGAGGAGACAA GTTTGCCATCAACCCCACAACAGGTCAGCTGACCAGGAGAGCACCGCTGGACCGAGATGACCAGAGGGAGATCCCCATCACAGTACAGGCACAAGACTCAGGGGGACGGATAGCACTACTGGACCTTACCATTCA ATTGAGTGATATCAACAACAAGCCTCCAGTGTTCCAGGACAATGAGTTTGCCAGACGTCCCCTGAGCCCCCCCAATGCTGAGTACATTGTGAATGTGGATGAGAATGAACCGGCCATGAACATCATTGACCTTGAG gCTGCAGATCCTGATGTTGGGGCAAGTGTGCAGTACACCAGGGACAGTGTCACTCCTACTACTGGGGAGACTCTGTTTACTGTGAATGAGAACACAGGTGTCCTGTCTACCACAG ggccaCTAGATTATGAAGGTGTTACCACAGCACGCTACATTGTGGTCATCCTGGCAGAGGACATGGCCCAGGCCGCCCCACACCTCAACACCAGGACATCAACAGCAACAGTCACTGTCAACATCCAG GACAAGAACGACTCCCCCCCAACCTTTGATGGGACTCCGTACAGTTTCACAGTTCGAGAAGACGCTGCTATTGGCATGTCTATAGGCCAGCTGCAAGCCACCGATGCAGATAATCCG CAACCCCAGTTCACCTACAGCACGTACACAGACCCAGCTGTACAGAACTCGGACGCAGCAGCGGCCATGTTTGCTGTGGACCCGATGACAGGTGATGTTGTGACAAGGAGAAACTTGGCTAGTGACTATGCTAACATCAATCAATTCCCG TTGTTGGTTCGAGTCAGTGATGAGGGTCCACCAGTGATGAGCTCTACAGGGACAGTCACAATAGAAGTGACAGAGCGGGGCTCAGCTAACGCTGTATCCTTCACACAGAGTCAATTCAC AGGAACAGTGGCGGAGAATGCTCAGGCTGGGACCACAGTAGCTTTCACAAGGGGCATAGATATCTCACCGAGTCGGAGCAATGTGGACTACACAATTGTGTCTTCACAAACAACCCCTGCAA CCTCAGAAGACACCACAGGCTACTTCAGGGTTGTCCGCCCTGCCAACCTGAACGATCCCCTGATACTGGAGACCACACGGGCACTGGACTACGAGAACGTCCGACAGTACCTCCTGACCCTCCGAGTTTCACCCTCAGGAACCTCTGGTACCACAGGCCGTAGGAAAAAACGCCAGCTTGCAG ACAATACGGCGCTGGTTCAGGTTAATGTTGAGGATGTGAATGACAATGCTCCAATGTTTGATACTCCTACATATGTCACAG gtgtgtcagaggatgCCGATCTTTTCTCCTCTCTCGTCCAAGTTAGG GCTTCTGACCGAGACTCCAGTCCTTATAACAACTTTGTGTACAAAATCAAGACCCAGCCTAACGGACAGCTGTCCCCTGTTGCCAGAAACTTCACTGTAGACTCTACCACTG GTGTTGTGAGGAACCTGGTACCATTTAGGCCAGGCCAAGTGGGGAAGAAGTTCTTCTTCAATGTTGAGGCAGATGAAGCACCAGCTCAGAGTGGAGGACAAACCTTCACAGGGGACACCAGTGTCGTG GTTGTTGTGGTTAATGATGCAAATAGGGCTGTTATGGTCGGCAACCTGCCACCTGACGTGTGCTACAGCTGCAAAGACAACATCAAAAG AACTTTCCAGGATGTGTCTGGGAACTATGTACTGATTGAGAGGGTAGATGCCAAGAAAGATGGAAGCACTCTGGACTATGCCAACTGTGATGTTTACTTCTACATGATCAGGAATGGAACATTTGATGCTTTGACCAGAGCCCAAGCTATCAG CATCCTGGAAGGAAGCAGGACTCAGGTTGACCAGCTGTGGCGCACCTGTGATGGTGTTCCAACTACAGACAGGGCGAGAGCTTCTGCAGTGGCTTACCACGGGGTACAGTACACAGGCAACACCAGTTACAGCGGCATCTCAGACCTACAGGCTGCGCTGATCGCCCTGGGAGTACTGCTGTTCCTACTGGCTCTGCTGGCCTTACTGTGGCTGTGCTGCTGTACAAGGATCAG GAAGAGGACAGGCTACCAGATTCCACCACCCTATGAGCCACCACCTGCTCCTGAACCACCAATTATGTA TGAGCCAGAGAAGAAGGAATACGAGACGCAGGAGGGGATTGCGACCTTTGGACACGACATGGCGGATCCCCCCGCGGATAAGGAGGTGGTGATCACCGGAGAGTACAACAAGGGGTACGAGCCTGCTGACGAGGCACAAGTCGGCACTCTGTCCTTCCCTCAAGGTCATGACGATATGGGGCCAAA GTACTCCATTATGGACCAGCAGACCACCCAACTGTGA